A region from the Chelmon rostratus isolate fCheRos1 chromosome 6, fCheRos1.pri, whole genome shotgun sequence genome encodes:
- the c6h11orf96 gene encoding uncharacterized protein C11orf96 homolog, with translation MNSCFAAPETETSLQIGQGTRKTSYRRRRAQTAAVLFQLCWLLVLHLISPRVNFVPIWASVRPMAAVRQMVMEASGFHVLPAHLMASAMEEFPQQLPVPKGPARGKSRSRRSREARFKTQPVTFAEIAEVEEEGSSPLEEERARRSFLQSLENLRRSTQTLHCPPAAHHSCTPTPTQASLDSSDSDSTQ, from the coding sequence ATGAACTCTTGCTTTGCTGCTCCTGAGACAGAGACTTCGCTTCAAATAGGACAAGGCACCAGAAAGACCAGTTACAGACGGAGAcgtgcacagacagcagctgtcttATTCCAGCTGTGTTGGCTCCTGGTGCTACATTTGATTTCACCTAGAGTTAATTTTGTACCCATTTGGGCTTCTGTTCGACCAATGGCTGCTGTGCGTCAGATGGTTATGGAGGCCTCCGGCTTCCACGTCCTGCCGGCCCACCTTATGGCCTCAGCTATGGAGGAGTTCCCCCAGCAGCTGCCTGTCCCCAAGGGCCCAGCAAGGGGCAAGAGCCGCTCCCGCCGATCGCGCGAGGCTCGCTTCAAGACGCAGCCCGTCACCTTTGCTGAGATCGCAGAGGTAGAGGAAGAGGGTTCCTCACCCCTGGAGGAGGAGCGGGCCCGTCGTTCCTTCCTGCAGTCCCTGGAGAACCTGCGGCGGAGCACGCAGACCCTCCACTGCCCGCCAGCTGCCCATCACAGCTGCacccccacacccacacaggccAGCCTGGACTCCAGTGACTCCGACTCCACCCAATGA
- the alkbh3 gene encoding alpha-ketoglutarate-dependent dioxygenase alkB homolog 3: MSDKRQRARVQGSWAKQLPKHSGPAGAVQNNQRPKSVNPAPVSWGFGSQKTLQTTFEFHQPTKSVRHVPPEKVIEQAGDYEISHGLSGVSRLRLLPGFLPSEEADWMFSKLLAELPWSQKTNYRQGEAYEEPRLTCWYGELPYTYARSTMAANTQWHPLLLTLREAVEQVSGCSFNSLLCNLYRDGHDSIGWHSDDEASLGAKPTIASLSLGDTRVFSLRKQPPPEENGDYTYVERIRVPLSHGTLLLMAGATQDDWQHQVAKEYHDRGPRINLTFRNIYAEPEGHRAGTKLRFTAKRP, encoded by the exons atgtcagatAAGCGTCAGCGTGCCAGAGTCCAGGGCTCCTGGGCCAAACAACTGCCAAAACACTCCGGACCAGCAG GTGCAGTTCAAAACAACCAACGGCCCAAAAGTGTTAATCCAGCCCCTGTTTCTTGGGGATTTGGGTCACAGAAAACACTCCAAACTACATTTGAGTTTCATCAGCCCACCAAG TCAGTTAGACATGTTCCACCGGAGAAGGTGATTGA GCAGGCAGGTGATTATGAGATCAGCCATGGACTTTCAGGAGTGTCCAG ACTGCGGCTGCTACCTGGGTTTCTTCCCTCAGAGGAGGCTGACTGGATGTTCAGTAAGCTGTTAGCGGAGCTTCCCTGGTCCCAGAAGACCAACTACAGACAGG GTGAGGCGTACGAGGAGCCCAGGTTGACTTGCTGGTATGGAGAGCTTCCCTATACGTACGCTCGCTCCACCATGGCTGCAAACACGCAG TGGCATCCATTGCTGTTAACCCTTCGCGAAGCAGTGGAGCAGGTGAGCGGATGCAGCTTCAACTCGCTGCTGTGTAATCTGTATCGGGATGGCCATGACAGCATCGGCTGGCACAGCGACGATGAGGCCTCTTTGGGTGCCAAGCCCACCATCGCATCCCTCAGCCTGGGCGACACAAGAGTGTTCAGCCTCCGCAAGCAGCCTCCACCG GAGGAGAATGGTGACTACACTTATGTGGAGCGGATTCGGGTTCCTTTGAGTCACGGGACACTTCTGCTGATGGCAGGAGCCACACAAGACGACTGGCAG cATCAAGTGGCTAAAGAGTACCATGACCGAGGCCCACGCATCAACCTGACCTTCAGAAATATCTACGCAGAGCCAGAGGGCCACAGGGCGGGGACCAAGCTGCGATTCACAGCCAAGCGGCCGTAA